The Apium graveolens cultivar Ventura chromosome 6, ASM990537v1, whole genome shotgun sequence genome contains a region encoding:
- the LOC141664740 gene encoding uncharacterized protein LOC141664740 has translation MHEDLKSEYLEVEDPFILWENLKDRFDHQKLVYLPAAENDWANLRLQDFKSVRAYSSALFKISSRLIMCGEKVTEKRKIDKTLSTFHPNNINLAEMYRERKFTKFGDLLSTLPVAEQNHELVIKNHQSRPTGSAPLPEVNNMSFQQNVRGKGYRGGRGQGRYRGRGRNHGHFRPYNNSGHRKWQSESQSKRKAPRGGNTENVCYRCGMDGHWTRNCHAPNHLVKLYQSSQKSKEKMVETNFANNNIDDFPRITTGGININGPNEPNETPIWEVED, from the coding sequence ATGCATGAAGATTTAAAATCTGAGTACTTAGAAGTCGAGGATCCctttattttatgggaaaatctaAAGGATAGGTTCGATCACCAGAAACTAGTTTATCTACCTGCAGCTGAAAATGACTGGGCTAATTTAAGACTTCAAGATTTTAAGAGTGTCCGAGCATATAGCTCTGCTTTGTTCAAAATAAGTTCTAGGCTTATTATGTGTGGTGAGAAAGTTACGGAAAAAAGAAAAATCGATAAAACACTGTCAACTTTTCACCCCAACAATATCAACTTAGCAGAGATGTACAGGGAGCGCAAATTTACTAAGTTCGGGGATCTTCTATCAACTCTCCCCGTTGCTGAACAGAATCATGAATTGGTGATTAAGAATCATCAATCACGTCCAACAGGATCTGCCCCATTACCTGAAGTAAATAACATGTCATTCCAGCAGAATGTACGTGGAAAAGGGTATAGAGGTGGACGGGGCCAAGGGCGGTACCGTGGACGAGGTCGGAACCACGGGCATTTTCGTCCATATAACAACTCTGGTCACCGGAAGTGGCAATCTGAATCACAGAGTAAAAGAAAGGCACCACGAGGAGGAAATACTGAAAATGTTTGCTATAGGTGCGGCATGGATGGGCACTGGACACGTAATTGTCATGCCCCAAATCATCTTGTTAAGCTATACCAATCTTCACaaaaatcaaaagagaaaatggTAGAAACAAATTTCGCCAACAATAACATAGATGATTTCCCGAGAATCACAACCGGAGGAATAAACATTAATGGTCCGAATGAACCTAACGAAACTCCCATATGGGAGGTTGAAGATTAG